In Gymnogyps californianus isolate 813 chromosome 1, ASM1813914v2, whole genome shotgun sequence, the following are encoded in one genomic region:
- the LOC127018974 gene encoding heat shock 70 kDa protein 12B-like gives MSGSTVPCAARSAGSHCKYQLPELCPSALLSAMASKSVFIVAIDFGTSYSGYCFSLASGTDQIRQVYWGTEHGLKTPKTPTCILFNQKQEFRKFGYDAVMKYKSLPSSEADNWYFFQNFKMKLYNTKATSGMELKASNGKTLPALTVFSESLRYLKEHALNTIQEASFQTVYDQEEITWVITVPAIWSAAARQFMRLAAKAAGLISDMISEKLIIALEPEAASLWCKQLPQEGFMADSSDKKKFEDSPGIQYIVVDCGGGTIDITVHEIQENHYLKELHKAAGGGWGGNRVDENFTDFLKEIFDDGVWDEYVKSHPTELQHMMYNFSLQKCSASREAVYIHCYYNLIRMAERKKDISHFFKKAKGAVWCDGMIMITYEKMKSFFDYSIKNIIRTLREILDKPEMAKVQYILLVGGFASSIILRDAISQAFSKKYHILCPMEAQVAVAKGAVLFGVNPHIVASRVSARTYGLAVSHKFDAAIHDLRKLRVSKADGYIYCTDLFKKLVGIEESVNINEVAHYNFHPTEPDQTNACFSFYCTEKQDAQYVDEEGMERLGSCIVPMPDTKLGKNRQLKLDIKFGLTEFKATCTDFTSKQSRAVVIDFLAV, from the exons ATGAGTGGCAGCACAgtcccctgtgctgccaggAGCGCAGGAAGCCACTGCAAGTATCAG CTCCCCGAGCTGTGCCCTTCTGCACTGCTGTCGGCCATGGCCAGCAAGTCAGTCTTCATCGTTGCTATAGATTTTGGCACATCCTACAGCGGGTACTGTTTTTCCCTTGCTTCAGGTACGGACCAAATCCGCCAGGTGTACTGGGGAACAGAGCACGGGCTCAAGACCCCGAAGACACCCACATGCATCTTGTTCAACCAGAAGCAGGAGTTCAGGAAGTTTGGCTACGATGCTGTGATGAAGTACAAGAGCCTGCCCTCCAGCGAAGCTGACAACTGGTACTTCTTCCAGAACTTCAAGATGAAGCTGTACAACACA aaagCCACTTCTGGCATGGAGCTGAAAGCCAGCAATGGAAAGACACTTCCCGCCCTGACAGTCTTTTCCGAAAGCCTACGCTACCTGAAGGAACATGCCCTGAACACCATCCAAGAGGCCTCTTTCCAAACCGTCTACGACCAGGAGGAGATCACCTGGGTCATTACCGTGCCGGCCATATGGagtgctgctgccaggcagTTCATGCGGCTGGCAGCAAAAGCG GCAGGACTCATCTCTGACATGATTTCTGAGAAGCTGATTATTGCCCTGGAGCCGGAGGCTGCATCGCTCTGGTGCAAACAGCTTCCACAGGAAGGGTTTATGGCAGACAGCAGTGACAAGAAGAAGTTTGAAGACTCCCCTGGGATCCAGTATATTGTTGTTGACTGTGGAG gtggCACAATAGACATCACAGTGCATGAGATCCAAGAAAACCATTACCTGAAGGAGTTACACAAGGCAGCTGGAGGTGGATGGGGAGGCAACAGAGTGGATGAAAATTTCACTGATTTCCTCAAGGAAATATTTGATGATGGCGTATGGGATGAATATGTAAAGAGCCACCCCACCGAATTACAACATATGATGTACAACTTCAGTCTACAGAAGTGCTCTGCTAGCAGGGAGGCGGTCTACATACATTGCTACTACAACTTGATCAGAATGGCAGAGCGCAAGAAGGACATCTCCcactttttcaaaaaagcaaaaggagctGTGTGGTGTGATGGGATGATCATGATTACAtatgagaaaatgaagagctttTTTGACTACAGTATCAAAAATATCATTCGTACTTTGAGGGAAATTCTTGACAAGCCTGAGATGGCCAAGGTCCAGTACATTTTGCTTGTGGGAGGCTTTGCATCTAGCATCATCTTGAGAGATGCCATCAGTCAGGCTTTTAGCAAAAAGTATCATATCCTTTGTCCAATGGAGGCCCAAGTGGCCGTTGCAAAAGGGGCTGTTTTATTTGGAGTCAATCCACACATTGTTGCCTCAAGAGTCAGTGCTCGGACATATGGCTTAGCAGTATCTCATAAATTTGATGCTGCTATCCATGACTTGCGTAAACTAAGGGTCTCAAAAGCTGATGGCTATATTTATTGCACAGATCTCTTCAAGAAATTGGTGGGAATTGAGGAGTCAGTGAATATAAATGAAGTTGCCCACTATAATTTCCATCCAACAGAACCAGATCAAACAAatgcatgcttttctttctattgtACAGAAAAGCAGGATGCTCAGTATGTAGATGAGGAAGGGATGGAACGGCTTGGCTCCTGTATAGTGCCAATGCCAGACACAAAGCTGGGGAAGAATCGCCAACTGAAGCTGGATATTAAATTTGGGCTCACTGAATTTAAAGCCACATGTACTGACTTTACTTCCAAACAAAGTCGGGCAGTTGTAATAGATTTTTTAGCTGTGTAA
- the LOC127024942 gene encoding uncharacterized protein LOC127024942, producing the protein MTAEGGRQTFDTLWQPSACGDKTSRLEALYHDLIERLVQVENEINKKRVWSESVDTRLQFLESCHRQHAISDHDKRQETSNPDPPYQEGHRSYQEAFPGGLTQKELQEKEEYKKLKEKIKDLEARNKELLSKVMGMHKHSENMNDPLRLSAVLQMYEMLRLREWEKLRSSTASYLSYKTGSSIIKKLFDACEKDIQQRTRNIFEVLDIPPSNDAMTDSKQGMMQEIRNIFRCSYYQNHSEFYSKIVMQADVDPKTAIQRQFTLQCCKIYCLLLLQDPPVKAVWNLQETLQYLEHVDKKDWEHWRKPAFLWPIMKCGEQVIVKGVVWDEK; encoded by the exons ATGACTGCAGAAGGCGGCAG acaAACATTTGACACCTTATGGCAACCATCAGCCTGTGGAGACAAGACTTCAAGGCTGGAGGCCTTATATCATGATCTGATAGAAAGGCTGGTGCAGGTGGAAAACGAAATAAA CAAGAAAAGAGTTTGGTCTGAGTCTGTTGATACTCGACTACAATTTCTGGAGAGTTGCCACAG GCAGCATGCTATATCTGATCATGACAAGAGGCAGGAAACCAGCAACCCTGATCCTCCTTACCAGGAGGGACACAGGAGCTATCAGGA agCATTTCCTGGAGGGCTCACCCAAAAAGAGCTtcaggagaaagaggaatataagaagctgaaagagaagATCAAAGATCTAGAGGCAAG AAACAAAGAGCTCTTATCTAAAGTGATGGGCATGCACAAGCACTCTGAGAACATGAATGACCCTTTGCGTTtgtctgctgtgctgcagatgTATGAGATGCTCAGGCTACGTGAATGGGAAAAACTCAGGAGCTCCACAGCCTCCTATTTGTCGTATAAAACTGGCAGCAGCATAATTAAG AAGCTGTTTGATGCCTGTGAGAAAGATATACAGCAGAGAACAAGGAACATATTTGAAGTTCTTGACATTCCACCTTCGAATGACGCTATGACCGACAGCAAACAG GGGATGATGCAAGAAATAAGGAATATCTTCAGGTGTTCTTATTACCAAAACCACTCAGAGTTTTACAGCAAAATTGTCATG CAAGCTGACGTTGACCCAAAAACTGCCATTCAAAGACAGTTTACACTGCAGTGCTGCAAAATTTATtgtttgctgcttcttcaggaCCCACCGGTTAAAGCTGTGTGGAACCTACAGGAAACGCTGCAGTATTTAGAGCACGTGGACAAGAAAGACTGGGAGCACTGGAGAAAACCAGCATTTCTGTGGCCCATAATGAAATGTGGGGAACAAGTCATTGTGAAAGGTGTAGTCTGGGATGAAAAGTAG
- the LOC127029664 gene encoding cytoglobin-1-like has protein sequence MSFSEAEVQSARGAWEKMYVDAEDNGTTVLVRMFTEHPDTKSYFTHFKGMDSAEEMKQSDQVRGHGKKVFTAINDMVQHLDNSEAFLGIVNPLGKKHATQLKIDPKNFRIICDIILQLMEEKFGGDCKASFEKVTNEICTHLNNVYKEAGW, from the exons ATGTCGTTCTCTGAAGCAGAGGTGCAAAGTGCCCGTGGTGCCTGGGAGAAGATGTATGTGGATGCCGAGGACAACGGGACGACTGTGCTGGTCAG GATGTTTACTGAGCACCCAGACACCAAGTCCTACTTCACACATTTCAAAGGCATGGACTCTGCCGAAGAGATGAAACAGTCGGATCAGGTCAGGGGCCACGGCAAGAAGGTTTTCACTGCCATCAATGACATGGTGCAACACCTGGACAACTCCGAGGCTTTTCTTGGGATAGTGAACCCACTCGGCAAGAAACATGCCACCCAGCTGAAGATTGACCCCAAAAACTTTAGG ATTATCTGTGACATTATCTTGCAACTGATGGAGGAGAAATTTGGCGGAGACTGCAAAGCTTCCTTTGAGAAGGTGACCAATGAAATCTGCACTCACCTGAACAATGTCTACAAAGAGGCGGGTTGGTGA